A section of the Chiloscyllium plagiosum isolate BGI_BamShark_2017 chromosome 4, ASM401019v2, whole genome shotgun sequence genome encodes:
- the LOC122549323 gene encoding coiled-coil domain-containing protein 127-like: MNNLNVPEQHWNIFPNHRDGGGDGSKWNYALLVPMLGLAAFRWIWSRESQKEIKQVRAECKNIINATQQDLKLKYEDTIVQNRRLLAYCELEQEKLKSKVQSYREALLAQSRQLVEERKQLEEERVNLEQKKNFLQYSGAAGALYHDMMEREAVWQSKATALIKEFENSLVHRQSLFCSYFKPRQERLDLERKILNQAVRNPIARELDIETGLNDIFKYETHCANVQNTDKRQNGRLMWVYLAYWELQANLQKFKKVEATLLTKQAD; this comes from the exons ATGAATAATCTCAATGTGCCAGAACAACATTGGAATATTTTCCCTAATCACCGCGATggtggaggtgatggaagcaaatGGAATTATGCTTTGCTGGTGCCTATGCTGGGACTGGCTGCCTTTC GCTGGATCTGGTCCAGAGAATCCCAGAAGGAGATCAAGCAAGTAAGAGCAGAATGCAAGAATATAATAAACGCAACACAACAAGATCTGAAATTGAAGTATGAAGACACAATTGTTCAGAATCGACGCTTGCTTGCATATTGTGAGTTAGAACAGGAGAAGCTCAAAAGTAAAGTCCAAAGTTACCGTGAAGCCCTGTTGGCACAAAGCCGGCAGCTGGTTGAGGAACGCAAACAACTGGAAGAAGAACGTGTAAATttagaacagaaaaaaaatttcCTCCAATATTCTGGAGCAGCAGGAGCTTTGTATCATGACATGATGGAAAGGGAAGCAGTGTGGCAAAGCAAAGCAACAGCACTAATAAAAGAATTTGAAAATTCCCTGGTccatagacaaagtctattctgTAGCTACTTCAAACCTCGACAAGAAAGACTGGACTTAGAAAGGAAGATACTTAACCAAGCTGTTAGAAACCCAATTGCGAGAGAATTAGATATCGAAACTGGCTTGAACGATATATTTAAATATGAAACACACTGTGCAAATGTGCAAAACACGGACAAAAGACAGAACGGCAGGTTAATGTGGGTGTATCTAGCGTACTGGGAGCTACAAGCTAatctgcagaaattcaagaaAGTCGAAGCAACCTTATTGACAAAACAAGCTGACTAA